CAGGCTCGTTTCCGTTATTCCAGCCGTAAGATTCTGAAGGAGGACTTTGCAGACGTCGGTGACATTGTCGCAGGCGCCGCAGGCGTTGTAAGCCACCGCAAACTTGATATCCGTCGGTATGAGAGGGTTGTCTTGGACAACGAGAAACTCGCAGAAGCGCGCCAAAGAACTCTTACCAAGTCCTCGCTCGCCGCAGATAAAAACCGCCTGCGGTTTTCCGGAACTCGTCTGCATGATGGACTGTTTGAGCCTGCGAATCTCTTCCCCACGCCCGGTGAATATCTCCGGCGGAGCCGGCTGGCCGGGGGTAAAGGGGCTGTTTTCCTTGGGTCTGAAGTCTATTTCCTGTGCCACGGTTATCTCCTCTTCATTGTATGGCGCGACTACGCCGACGCGCTGCGTGCGGCGGCGCGGCGATGGAGTTCCGCTTCGATGAGTTCATCCAAGTCTCCGTCGAGGACATCCTGGACCCGGCCGGTTTCGTACTCGGTCCGGTGGTCTTTGACCATGGTGTACGGCTGAAGGACGTAGGAGCGGATCTGGTTGCCCCAGGAGATTTCGCCCTTCTGGCCGTAGAGTTTCGTCAGTTCCGCGTCGCGCTTCTGCTCCTCCACGCGCTGCACCCGCGCCCGGAGGATCTCCATCGCCGTGTGACGGTTCTGGTGCTGCGAACGCTCGTTCTGGCACTGGACGACGATGCCGGTCGGGAGGTGCGTGAGGCGGACGGCACTACTCGTCTTATTGACGTGCTGGCCGCCCGCGCCGCCCGCGCGGAAATAGTCGATCCGGAGTTCCTCGTCTTTGATCTCGACGTCGCCGGCGTCTTCGAGTTCCGGGAGCGCGTCGACGCTGGCGAAGGACGTGTGGCGGCGCGCCGCCGAGTCGAACGGGCTGATCCGCACGAGCCGGTGGACGCCGGCCTCGGCTGAGAGGTACCCGAACGCGTACGGCCCGACGACGTGGGCGGTGACGCTGCGGTAGCCCGCCTCTTCGCCCTCGACGGCGTCGACGATGGTCATCTCCCAGCCGGCCCGCTCGATGTAGCGGGCGTACATGCGAAGGAGCATGGTGGCCCAGTCGCAACTTTCCGTGCCGCCCGCGCCGGCGTGGACGGCCAGGTAACAGTTCTTCGGGTCGTCCGGCCGCGAGAGGAGCGAGAGGAACTCGAGCCGCGCGAGGGTCTTTTCGACCGCCGCGACTTCTTCGCCTACCTGGGCGACGGCCGCCGAGTCCTTCTCCTCGGACGCCATGTCGAGCAGCGCGGCCGCGTCTTCGAGGCGTTTGCGGAGGGTCTCGGCCGGATCGACGACCGCCTTCAGGCCCTTCAGTCGTCGGACGACCCCTTGAGCCCCGTCGGGGTCGTCCCAGAAATGGGGCGCGGCCATCTGGGTTTCGATTTCGGCGAGGCGCACCCGCTTG
This window of the Planctomycetota bacterium genome carries:
- the prfB gene encoding peptide chain release factor 2 (programmed frameshift); this encodes MPKASRAVTETETRDKLEALQERLTTLRDSLDVAGKRVRLAEIETQMAAPHFWDDPDGAQGVVRRLKGLKAVVDPAETLRKRLEDAAALLDMASEEKDSAAVAQVGEEVAAVEKTLARLEFLSLLSRPDDPKNCYLAVHAGAGGTESCDWATMLLRMYARYIERAGWEMTIVDAVEGEEAGYRSVTAHVVGPYAFGYLSAEAGVHRLVRISPFDSAARRHTSFASVDALPELEDAGDVEIKDEELRIDYFRAGGAGGQHVNKTSSAVRLTHLPTGIVVQCQNERSQHQNRHTAMEILRARVQRVEEQKRDAELTKLYGQKGEISWGNQIRSYVLQPYTMVKDHRTEYETGRVQDVLDGDLDELIEAELHRRAAARSASA